Proteins encoded within one genomic window of Onychostoma macrolepis isolate SWU-2019 chromosome 11, ASM1243209v1, whole genome shotgun sequence:
- the wu:fi42e03 gene encoding mediator of RNA polymerase II transcription subunit 12 — protein MWHSLPSGLQSAHTSYQSAQLGYQPVPQPSGLQSAHTSYQLAQLGYQSVAQPSDQQPAQAVSQSVDQSSGQQLAQARYVAQPSSQKPGLTRYRYVSQPSGLQSTQARYQPVPQPSGLQSAHTSYQSAQLGYQSVAQPSVQQPAQAVSQFVDQSSAHQLAQTQPSIQQPAQEVSQSVDQSSGHQLAQASYQSVAQPSDQQPAQAVSQSVDQSSGQQLAQARYVSQPSGLQSAHTSYQSAQLGYQPVPQPSGLQSAHTSYQSAQLGYQSVAQPSGQQPAQAVSQSVDQSSGQQLAQARYVAQPSSQKPGLTRYRYVSQPSGLQSTQARYQPVPQPSGLQSAHTSYQSAQLGYQSVAQPSVQQPAQAVSQFVDQSSAHQLAQTQPSIQQPAQEVSQSVDQSSGHQLAQASYQSVAQPSDQQPAQAVSQSVDQSSGQQLAQARYVAQPSSQKPGLTRYRYVSQPSGLQSAHTSYQSAQLGYQPVPQPSGLQSAHTSYQSAQLGYQSVAQPSGQQPAQAVSQSVDQSSGQQLAQARYVAQPSSQKPGLTRYRYVSQPSGLQSTHTSYQSAQARYPSVSRPNGQKPGQALYQSVPQLSGQYVSRSGFQLFTMPEQSSYESLSSFGSQPLEQPSNVQLASSYESVQPDLQYTAPLHSQTTQNKRFSPGMLRLLQQVKS, from the exons ATGTGGCACAGCCTA CCCAGTGGCCTGCAGTCAGCACATACCAGCTACCAATCAGCGCAACTTGGCTACCAGCCTGTGCCCCAGCCTAGTGGCCTGCAGTCAGCACATACCAGCTATCAATTAGCGCAACTCGGCTACCAGTCTGTGGCCCAGCCCAGTGACCAACAACCAGCACAAGCAGTCTCTCAATCTGTGGACCAGTCCAGTGGCCAACAGTTAGCACAAGCCAGGTATGTGGCACAGCCTAGTAGCCAAAAACCAGGACTGACCCGATACCGGTATGTCTCGCAGCCCAGTGGCCTGCAGTCAACACAAGCCCGCTACCAGCCTGTGCCCCAGCCTAGTGGCCTGCAGTCAGCACATACCAGCTACCAATCGGCGCAACTCGGCTACCAGTCTGTGGCCCAGCCCAGTGTCCAACAACCAGCACAAGCAGTTTCACAGTTTGTGGACCAGTCTAGTGCCCACCAGTTAGCACAAACCCAGCCCAGTATCCAACAACCAGCACAAGAAGTCTCTCAATCTGTGGACCAGTCCAGTGGCCACCAATTAGCACAAGCCAGCTACCAGTCTGTGGCCCAGCCCAGTGACCAACAACCAGCACAAGCAGTCTCTCAATCTGTGGACCAGTCCAGTGGCCAACAGTTAGCACAAGCCAG GTATGTCTCGCAGCCCAGTGGCCTGCAGTCAGCACATACCAGCTACCAATCAGCGCAACTTGGCTACCAGCCTGTGCCCCAGCCTAGTGGCCTGCAGTCAGCACATACCAGCTATCAATCAGCGCAACTCGGCTACCAGTCTGTGGCCCAGCCCAGTGGCCAACAACCAGCACAAGCAGTCTCTCAATCTGTGGACCAGTCCAGTGGCCAACAGTTAGCACAAGCCAGGTATGTGGCACAGCCTAGTAGCCAAAAACCAGGACTGACCCGATACCGGTATGTCTCTCAGCCCAGTGGCCTGCAGTCAACACAAGCCCGCTACCAGCCTGTGCCCCAGCCTAGTGGCCTGCAGTCAGCACATACCAGCTACCAATCGGCGCAACTCGGCTACCAGTCTGTGGCCCAGCCCAGTGTCCAACAACCAGCACAAGCAGTTTCACAGTTTGTGGACCAGTCTAGTGCCCACCAGTTAGCACAAACCCAGCCCAGTATCCAACAACCAGCACAAGAAGTCTCTCAATCTGTGGACCAGTCCAGTGGCCACCAATTAGCACAAGCCAGCTACCAGTCTGTGGCCCAGCCCAGTGACCAACAACCAGCACAAGCAGTCTCTCAATCTGTGGACCAGTCCAGTGGCCAACAGTTAGCACAAGCCAGGTATGTGGCACAGCCTAGTAGCCAAAAACCAGGACTGACCCGATACCGGTATGTCTCGCAGCCCAGTGGCCTGCAGTCAGCACATACCAGCTACCAATCAGCGCAACTTGGCTACCAGCCTGTGCCCCAGCCTAGTGGCCTGCAGTCAGCACATACCAGCTATCAATCAGCGCAACTCGGCTACCAGTCTGTGGCCCAGCCCAGTGGCCAACAACCAGCACAAGCAGTCTCTCAATCTGTGGACCAGTCCAGTGGCCAACAGTTAGCACAAGCCAGGTATGTGGCACAGCCTAGTAGCCAAAAACCAGGACTGACCCGATACCGGTATGTCTCTCAGCCCAGTGGCCTGCAGTCAACACATACCAGCTACCAATCAGCACAAGCGCGCTACCCATCTGTGTCCAGGCCCAATGGCCAAAAACCAGGACAGGCCCTATACCAGTCTGTGCCCCAGCTCAGCGGCCAATATGTGTCTCGGTCTGGATTCCAGCTCTTTACTATGCCAGAGCAGTCAAGTTATGAGTCTCTTTCCAGTTTTGGTTCCCAACCCCTAGAGCAACCCAGTAATGTACAACTTGCTTCAAGCTATGAGTCCGTGCAGCCTGACCTTCAGTATACAGCACCACTGCACTCCCAGACTACTCAAAACAAGCGCTTCTCACCAGGCATGTTGAGGCTGTTGCAACAAGTGAAGTCATAG